Within the Candidatus Thermoplasmatota archaeon genome, the region TACCAACAAGATCACACCTGATGTCTTTAAGGGATTTCAGATGGTTTATACCCCATTTGCCAACACCAACAACACCTATTTTAACCATCAGATGCCTCTCTCTGGACGTTAATAAAAAATAATATATAAATATTCTTAAGACTGTTCTTAAGACTGTAATTTACTGTTGAATATACCCCTTATAAAACCAGCACCATACCCGATATGAATCAGCAAATAAAACAATACGCTACTTAATACAATGCTTGGTTTTCGTGTAATCTGAAGCGTACTTACTAATGACATCAACACATAGACTAAAACTAAACAAGGAATAAACCAGATAGGCAACCAACTTAGTAACGTCAATACAATAATCAATAGACCACCAAGTATAAAGACTGGACCAAGCAAATGAAAAAACTTTAACGTATCAGGATGTTTTTTCACCATCTTCGCCCGAGCAACACCATACCGATACATCTGATGCCACAACAACCTAAGAGAATCACGCTTAAAATGGTACACCCTCGTCTTTGGTGTATACAAGATTTTATACCCGGCTTTCCGAAGCCTGATATCAAGCTCATAATCCTGGCCACACCAAAACACTGGATCAAAACCACCAACCTCCTGTACTGCTTCCTTTCTATAACATGAGAACGACAAATGATCCGTGTACCGCTCCTCTGGAAACACCGCGTTCTGCGAAAAGAAACTTCTCCCACCCATAAAACTCAGAAACGCAACGCTAGACACTTCACCAACAAAATTCTGTTTTCCTGGCGAAAGATTCGAACATCCAACAGCGGCCACCTCCCTTGGTTCCCTTTGCAATCTAACTGCCAACTCATTTAATAGATTCTTTTCTGCAATTGCATGACCAGAATAATTTATGAGCATCTCGCCAGTTGCATGTTCAATACAAATGTTTCTACCAATAGCTGTATTACCAGTAGGGT harbors:
- a CDS encoding glycosyltransferase family 2 protein, which translates into the protein MTEQYPKVSFLIPLLNEEKTLRQCLDSLLALEYPHEKMEILLAIGPCTDNTRAIAEEYAYKYPFIVILENPTGNTAIGRNICIEHATGEMLINYSGHAIAEKNLLNELAVRLQREPREVAAVGCSNLSPGKQNFVGEVSSVAFLSFMGGRSFFSQNAVFPEERYTDHLSFSCYRKEAVQEVGGFDPVFWCGQDYELDIRLRKAGYKILYTPKTRVYHFKRDSLRLLWHQMYRYGVARAKMVKKHPDTLKFFHLLGPVFILGGLLIIVLTLLSWLPIWFIPCLVLVYVLMSLVSTLQITRKPSIVLSSVLFYLLIHIGYGAGFIRGIFNSKLQS